From the genome of Aliarcobacter lanthieri:
TTTAATAAATCTTCAAATACAAACATATTATCTTTAATTCTTGCAGCTAAAGCAGTATCTATACCATTGATATTTTTTAAAATATCCATAGCTTTTGGTCCCATTTTATTAAGCATATCGGCAACGACTTTAACTCCACCAACATCAACAATAGAAGACAATAAAGATTCTAGTTTTCTTTCTAATACAGCTGAAATAGTTCTTACAACATCTGGCGAAACATCTTTTATTGTTGCTATTTGAATACTTACTTTTACTCTTATTTCTTCATCTAGTTCCATTAAAACATCAGCTGATTTTGAGGGATCCATATGAGCCAATATAACTGCAATTGTATGAGGAGATTCATCTTTAATAAAATCACTTAACTGCTTTGGATTTACACCATCTAAATAAGAGAACGCTTGATTTGCTAATTTCATTCGTGAAAGTTTTTCTAAAACCTCATCAGCAGCTTCTTGTCCAATTGACTTATATAAAATTTCTTTAGCAAAATCATATCCACCTGAACTAATAAACCCTTTAGTTCTAGTATATAAATGAAATTCTTCAAGTATTGCCAAAGATACTTCTTTATTTATTGATTGTATTTGAGTAATGGCTGTTGATATACTTTCTACATATTCTTTATCCAAATATTGAAATATTTTAACAGTTGAATCTTCACCTATTAATACAAAAAATCTTGCGACTTTTTCTATCATAGACATACCCTTTAATATATCAATTTCACTATATGCATCTACAGCCATTAATTAACCTTATTTAAAATTAACATTACCTTCACTTAAAAGTAACTCTATCATTCTAGCAATATCTGCTGGATTACCATTTATTTCTCTATCTAGTTCCTCTATAAAAACTTCATACTTAGCAGCTGATTCTTCATCTAGTCCATCAATATTATTTAATATCTGACTTTTAACTTTTGATTTTAGCCTTCCTTGTGCTGTATTTTGATCAAATTCATCATCAAGACCAGCCAACATATCTTTAACTAAATCTTCATCATCAACTAATATTTCTTGTTTTTTCCCTTCACCTAATATAACCATATCATTACTTGCAATAAATTTCTTATAAAAAATAAATAAAAGTAATCCAACAATTAAATATTGAATATAATCTTTATATTCTTCTAATATAGATTTTACATTCATTGCACTTATATAACTACTACTTGAACCAATGATATTACCATGTTCATCAATCAACTCACCATTCTCATTATAATTTTTAAGTCCAACAAATTTGAAATCTCTCACTGTAATTGTGTCACCTCTTGCTTTATCATAACCTATTGCATCGGCTGCTAATGATTCCAAAGATGCTAAAAACTCAGCTTTTTCAGGATGGTCTTGTAAAACACTCGAATCAAATGTAACAGAAGCTGTAATCCTTCTAATATTTGTAAAATTACCATCTCTTTGTGATATTAGTTTTCTTGATATTTCATAATTAGTAACAGTATTTGAACTCTCACTATTTTGTGATAATTTATTGTTATCTAAAGCCATCTGTGGAGGTTGTATATTATTATCTACTCCAGCAACTCCACCAACATTTACAGGAAGACCTTGAGCATTACTTGTATTTTCTATAACCTGTTGAGAACGTATACTTCCTTCTGGACTATAAATCTCCTCTTCAATATCTTTTTTAACAAAATCCAAAGTAACATTTACTTTAGCAACAACTCTTCCAACTCCAACAACTGGTTCCAATAATGTTATAATCTTCTGTTCATAATCATTTTCTACTCTATCTTTAAATTTTGTTTGAATAGTTGACTTTTGTGTATTTACTTCTTCAGCTGATACTTCTAGCAGATTTCCATCTTGGTCTATTAACTGAATATTTTCACTTTTTAGATCCGGAACAGCTGATGATATAAAATTCTTTATTCCATCAACTTGTTTTTGAGTTAAGAAAATACCTTGTTTTAAAGTAATAACAGCTGATGCTGTTGTATCGCTTTTTTTCTCAGTAAATATTGTTTCTTTTGGAATAGCTATTTTTACACCCGCCTTTAAAACTCCAGATAAAGACTCTAAACTTTTACTAAGCTCACCTTCTAAAGCTCTTAAATACTTAACTTTATTCTCAAAATTTGTTGTACCTAAAGATGACTTCTCAAAAATTTCCCATCCAACATGTTTATTTGTAGAAGCTTCACTTGTAACAAGTTTTATTTTTGCAATATTTATAAACTCTTTTGAAGTTTTTAAAGTAAGATTATTCCCACTTCCTGTTACTATAAACTGTATTCCTGCATTTTCAAGCTCTTCAGTTGCTCTCATTACATCAGCTTGAGTAAGATTTGATGCAATCGTATAACTTAGCTTTTTATCTTCTGCTTTTACACTACTATATATTAAAAATCCAGCTATCAAAAGTACTAATACTGCAAATCCACCTACAATTGCAATTCTTTGTGCTTTGTTTAGATTATTTATAAACTTTAAAAGTTGTTCCATCTAAAACCTTAATTAGCTTTTACCAGAGGCATCAATAACCGATCTGAATAATCTTGAATCTTTTTTTATTGAAGATTGTATTGCATCAAAAATTATTTTATTTTTTGATTGCTCACTCATTTGACTATCTAAATTTACATTATTTCCATCATTTTGTTCAACTAGATTTGGAACTTGAACTAATCTTGGATTACTTAATCCTTTATAGTCCAAATTTTGCATATGATTTGAACTAGTTCTTTTTAATTTTAAAATATTTTGTTTTTCTAATTCTTCATCAAATATTAAATCTTTTGTTTTATAGTTTGGTGTATTTACATTTGCAATATTACTAGATATTACTTTTTGTCGTTCTCCTCTAAAATTCAACTGTTCAAAAAGTTTATTTGATATTTCACTTGCTTGCATTATCTAGTACTTCCTCCAATTTTCTCTATCAATCCAGCATTTAATTCATCTATTGTTTTGATAGCTTTTTGAGATTGTTCAAATCTTCTATGAGCATCTATTAATTCAACCATTGTACTAACTCTATTAACATTAGATTGTTCAACAGATCCTCTTAAAATTCTATTATCATTAATATCAAAATTTACTACTTCTTCTTCATTTATTGCTCGATAAGTATTGTCTCCAACTTTTTCAAGATTAGTAAAAGGTGTTTGAACAACTCCAATTTGTAATTCAAATCCATCTTCAACTTCTATAGCACCATTATCTGCATTTAATACATTATTACCGTTACCATCTACTAAGAAACCATCTAGATTTTTAAAAGCCCCATTTCTTGTATAGACAATATCTCCATTTTCATTTTGGATTTTAAAAAAAGTTTCATTGTCATTTAGTGAAAAATCTAACTCATTTCCTGTCATCAAAACAGGTCCCATTTGTGGATTTGTATATCTTGTATCAATTTTTGGAATAGTATTTGTAACTATAGACTCAACCAATGGAGTTTTATGCTCATTTTGCATTCTTTGTAAATAATAGTTAAATGATGTTTCTGCTGTTCCTTCTTGTTTAAATCCAATAGTATCAACATTTGCAAGATTATTACTTATTTGATCTAATCTATTAATTTGATTAATCATAGATGCAGCTAAGGGATAAACTCCTTGATTCATACTAGTCTCCTTTAATTACTAAATTCTGCTATTAATTTATCTAAATCATCACCAACTAAATCTTCTGTATCACTATCACCATGAATATGTCTAGCCATAGGTATATCTTTTGGATTATCTTCTTCGAAAAGATTATTTAAATAAATAGATAATTTTCTAATAACAGACATTACTCTTTCAATTTTTTGTCTATTAATATCATTAAATTGCATTAATTCCATACCTTGGAAGATATGCATATCTTCGTCATCTATTGACGTTTTCAAAGCTTTTAAAGAGCTTTCAAAGTTTTTTACTTTTTCTAATTGTTGTTGAAATATATTAATATTTGGGAATTTATTACTTAATGAGTTCAGAAGTCTTTCTTGAGATAAACAAAATTCTTCATACTCTTTTATTTTTTTTCTTAGTTCCCCATTATTATCTAAAGTTAAACTTAATACATCAAAAATTTGAGAAACTTTTTCTTCAGAATCATTTGCAACTTGGCTTAATTGTGTAACAACTTTTGTATCATTTTCTGCTGGGAAAGGAAATACTCCTTCATTTATTTTTGAAGAAGACCACTCTTTTACAATTTCTTCTTTTACTTTATCATCTTCTGCTTCATTACCTTTAATATTTTTTGGAGTATTTAGTTGTTCTTCTACAGCTTTTTCATCTATATCTTGCAAGAGAGTTTCAATTTCATTTATTTTTTTATCACTTGAAACAGGAATACTATCTTTATTGTCATCATTATCAACTTGAGATAATAATTCTTCTATCTCTTTTGTATTTATTTTATCTTCTTCTTTTGGCTCTTCTTTAGCAACATCCGTACTGTCATCACTTGGAATATCCAAACCATTCATCAAGGCTTCAATATCTTCTTGACTCATACTCATAGCAAACCCCTTAATTTATTTTTTCAAAACACCATCTAATTTTTCTTTTAAAACTTCTGCATTAAAAGGTTTAACTATATAGTTATTAACTCCTGCTTTTAAAGCAGTAATTACTTCACTTTTCCCACCTTCAGTAGTAATCATTATAATTGGTGTTTTTTGATGAGTTCCTTCACTTCTTACTTTTTTAACAAGTTCTAAACCATTCATATTTGGCATATTCCAATCTGTTAAAATAACATCATAGTGTCCTTCTGTTAACAACTTCCAAGCTTTTAACCCATCCTCTGCTTCATCAAAACTCTCTTTATTAAATCCTAATTGCATAACTACATTACCAATAATTCTTCTCATTGTTGAGCTATCATCAACTATTAGTATTCTCATACTTTGCCTCTTTATGTTTAAATTATTTCAATTAACTATGCATTATATTAAATTTGTTTTAAATATTTACTTAAAATTATTTTCATCAAAATAAGGAGTTTTTATCTAAGTTTAATTCTTATTAAAATATAATATTAAACAATTGATAATCAAGGAGAATTCTATGATTAGAGGACTTTACACAGCAGCAACTGGTATGAATGCAATGCAACATCAAATTGATGTTACATCAAATAATATTGCCAATGTTAATACTACTGGATTTAAACAAGATAGAGCAGAGTTTCAAGACTTAATTTATGAGTCTTTGAACTATACAGCAGGTCAGACAACTCAAGATACTATGAACCCTACAGGAATAGATGCTGGACTTGGAGTAAGACTTGCAAATATACAAAAGAATTTTACAGAGGGTGATTTAAAAACTACTTCAAATCCACTTGACATTGCTATTGTAGGTAAAGGATTCTTCCAAATTACACTTCCAAGTGGCGAAATAGCTTACTCAAGAAATGGTAACTTTAAATTAAATGATGAGGGAACAATAGTAAATGGGAATGGATATCCACTTGAACCTGAAATTGTAATTCCACAAGAGTATAAAGACTTAAGCATTGGTAATGATGGTTTTGTATCAGCAAAAGATCCTCAAACTGGAGATACAATTGAATTAGGACAAATTGTTTTGGCCGATTTCATAAATCCAGCAGGATTAACTCCATTAGGTGATTCTTTATTTATGCAAAGTGAAGCTAGTGGAGATGTTGTAGAGGGGAATCCTCTAACAGCACAATTTGGAGGATTAAGACAAGGAATGATTGAAAGTTCAAACGTTAAACTTGTAAATGAAATGGTTGATTTAATAACAGCTCAAAGAGCTTATGAAGCAAATTCAAAAGCAATAACAACTGCTGATAATATGCTTGATGTAGTAAATAGATTAAAAAATTAATTTTAACTTATAAACGTTATTATGAATTTTGAAGAATTAAGAAAAAGGCGAGAAAAAAATTTAAAAGGACATAAGCAAAAGAAAAGAGCTTATTACCTAAAAAGTAAACTCAGAAAAGAGATAGATTATGAAGATGAACTAAAAGATGAAAATTTTTTAGCAAAAATAAAAGAGATTGCAAAAAACCAAAAACTTCATATGGATAGCCGCCAAGAATCTATCAAAGCAAAAATAAAAGCTTATAGAGAATTAAAGAAAGAATATTATGAGCAAAATAGAGAAAAAAGACTAGAGTATGATAAAGAGTATAGAGAAAAGAAGAAAGAAGAATTAAGAGAATATCGTCAAAAGTATTATGAAAAACTAAAAGAGAAAAAATTAAAAGAAAAGCAAGATGGAAAAAACTAATATAGCTCCTGAAAATAATGTTAATGAAACTATAGAATCTGAAGTGGAAAAAACAGAAGAGAAAAAAAGCAAAGCAGCTCTTATAAAAAAAGTTTTAATTATAGCCATAGCTATTTTAACTTTATTAGTAATTATATTAATACTTGTTTTTTTGCTCAAAAGTTCTAGTAAAGAAGAAACTGTTGAAGCTCCTCAAGTAACATTAGAAGAACCAGTTACTACTCAAGAAGTTGAAGTTAATGAACCAAAAGAGTTTAAATTTGATTTTAATAATTTAGAACCAGAAAAACTAAATGAACAGTTAGCCTTACTAACAAATAAAAATTTAGAAATACAAAGAACAGAAGAATTTAATAATAATTCAAAAGATAAAGTAGAATCAGAATCTTTATTTCCAAAAGATGAAAAAGAAGATAAGAAAGAAGAAAATATTGCTATAAATAATAATGAACAAACTATATATAAAGAAGACACTAAAGCCATTGAGATAGTAGAACAAAAAAAAGATATCGAAAAAGCAAAACCTAATGTAATTCCTCAAATTGAAAATACTATAGTAAATGAAGAGAATACAATAAATAATAATGATTCTTCACCTTTCGTAAAACTTATAAACGTAGCAAAGATAAAAGGTGATTTAAATAAAAAATACTTAGATAAAGCTATTACAGTAAATCCTAATATTTTACTATGTAGAGATGAAATAAATAACATAGAACTATACTATGGTCCATTCATAGATGATGAGTTAAGAGATGAATTACTTAAAAAATTATTAAGTAAAGGATTTAAAGAGGCCTATATTTTAGAAATGCTAGAAGATGAGTTTAATAAAAGATGTAACTATTAAAACTTAAGAGTTTTCTAAAATATCATAAGAGTTTTTAACAAGAATTTTTTTAGATTCTATATCTATACTTTCAATAAAATGATCAAGAATATGTGGAATTAAAAAAGTTTTTGGAAGATTTTTATTGTCTACAAGTTCAATATCAGTAGTAACTTCTAAATAATCATTTAATGGGAATCTATGCATATCTTTTACTTTTCCCAATTTTAAACCATTTTCATAAACTTCACAAGCAATTAAATCAAACCAAAAATGTTCATTTTCATTTAATTTACAAAGTTCTTTTGTATTTTCAATAGATGTAAAAAGTTCACTATTTGTAAGTTTTTTTGCACTATCCATATCTAGATAATCTTCAAACCTAACAAGTTCTCTTTTTTCATTATATTCTAAAACTTTTAATTCAAGTTTTCTATTAGTAGTGAAAACTGCACCTTTTTTAAACTGTTCAGGAAAATCAGAGTCTATAAAAAGCCTTAAATAACCTTGTAATCCTACTGCTTTTCCTAATTTTGCAACATAAATACTATTTTTCATTTATTACTTTGTAACTACTTGTATTTTATATGATATTCCATCTTTTGCTTTACAACCATTTGCAATAGTTTTTAAAGCATTTATCATATTGCCATTTTTACCAATAAGCTTTCCAATATCAACACTATTAACGCTTATTGTTATCTCAGCAAAATGATCATCTATTTGTTCTTTAGAAACAACAACATCTTCTGGAACAGCTACAACTAATTTTGCATAATTTTCTATGAAATTTGTAATCATGTTATTTCAATATAAATTATTTTGAAGCTAATTTTTTAACTTTTTCAGAAGGTTTTGCACCAACACTTAACCAATAGTTATATCTTTCTTCATCAATTTTAAGAACTTTTGGCTCAGCAACTGGGTTAAAATAACCAATTGATTCAATCCATCCTGAATCTCTTCTTTTTCTTGAATCTGTTACAACGATTCTATAAAATGGTTTTTTATTTCTTCCCATTCTTGTTAATCTAATTACTGTCATATTTTTTTCCTTTTTTAAATTTATAGTATTGAATTCTAAACTCTACAAAGTTCACAACTCAATACTATTTAAAATATTTATCTTGG
Proteins encoded in this window:
- a CDS encoding KH domain-containing protein, with amino-acid sequence MITNFIENYAKLVVAVPEDVVVSKEQIDDHFAEITISVNSVDIGKLIGKNGNMINALKTIANGCKAKDGISYKIQVVTK
- the fliF gene encoding flagellar basal-body MS-ring/collar protein FliF, which codes for MEQLLKFINNLNKAQRIAIVGGFAVLVLLIAGFLIYSSVKAEDKKLSYTIASNLTQADVMRATEELENAGIQFIVTGSGNNLTLKTSKEFINIAKIKLVTSEASTNKHVGWEIFEKSSLGTTNFENKVKYLRALEGELSKSLESLSGVLKAGVKIAIPKETIFTEKKSDTTASAVITLKQGIFLTQKQVDGIKNFISSAVPDLKSENIQLIDQDGNLLEVSAEEVNTQKSTIQTKFKDRVENDYEQKIITLLEPVVGVGRVVAKVNVTLDFVKKDIEEEIYSPEGSIRSQQVIENTSNAQGLPVNVGGVAGVDNNIQPPQMALDNNKLSQNSESSNTVTNYEISRKLISQRDGNFTNIRRITASVTFDSSVLQDHPEKAEFLASLESLAADAIGYDKARGDTITVRDFKFVGLKNYNENGELIDEHGNIIGSSSSYISAMNVKSILEEYKDYIQYLIVGLLLFIFYKKFIASNDMVILGEGKKQEILVDDEDLVKDMLAGLDDEFDQNTAQGRLKSKVKSQILNNIDGLDEESAAKYEVFIEELDREINGNPADIARMIELLLSEGNVNFK
- the flgB gene encoding flagellar basal body rod protein FlgB — encoded protein: MQASEISNKLFEQLNFRGERQKVISSNIANVNTPNYKTKDLIFDEELEKQNILKLKRTSSNHMQNLDYKGLSNPRLVQVPNLVEQNDGNNVNLDSQMSEQSKNKIIFDAIQSSIKKDSRLFRSVIDASGKS
- the flgG gene encoding flagellar basal-body rod protein FlgG, producing the protein MIRGLYTAATGMNAMQHQIDVTSNNIANVNTTGFKQDRAEFQDLIYESLNYTAGQTTQDTMNPTGIDAGLGVRLANIQKNFTEGDLKTTSNPLDIAIVGKGFFQITLPSGEIAYSRNGNFKLNDEGTIVNGNGYPLEPEIVIPQEYKDLSIGNDGFVSAKDPQTGDTIELGQIVLADFINPAGLTPLGDSLFMQSEASGDVVEGNPLTAQFGGLRQGMIESSNVKLVNEMVDLITAQRAYEANSKAITTADNMLDVVNRLKN
- a CDS encoding flagellar hook-basal body protein — encoded protein: MNQGVYPLAASMINQINRLDQISNNLANVDTIGFKQEGTAETSFNYYLQRMQNEHKTPLVESIVTNTIPKIDTRYTNPQMGPVLMTGNELDFSLNDNETFFKIQNENGDIVYTRNGAFKNLDGFLVDGNGNNVLNADNGAIEVEDGFELQIGVVQTPFTNLEKVGDNTYRAINEEEVVNFDINDNRILRGSVEQSNVNRVSTMVELIDAHRRFEQSQKAIKTIDELNAGLIEKIGGSTR
- the rimM gene encoding ribosome maturation factor RimM (Essential for efficient processing of 16S rRNA) — translated: MKNSIYVAKLGKAVGLQGYLRLFIDSDFPEQFKKGAVFTTNRKLELKVLEYNEKRELVRFEDYLDMDSAKKLTNSELFTSIENTKELCKLNENEHFWFDLIACEVYENGLKLGKVKDMHRFPLNDYLEVTTDIELVDNKNLPKTFLIPHILDHFIESIDIESKKILVKNSYDILENS
- the fliG gene encoding flagellar motor switch protein FliG — translated: MAVDAYSEIDILKGMSMIEKVARFFVLIGEDSTVKIFQYLDKEYVESISTAITQIQSINKEVSLAILEEFHLYTRTKGFISSGGYDFAKEILYKSIGQEAADEVLEKLSRMKLANQAFSYLDGVNPKQLSDFIKDESPHTIAVILAHMDPSKSADVLMELDEEIRVKVSIQIATIKDVSPDVVRTISAVLERKLESLLSSIVDVGGVKVVADMLNKMGPKAMDILKNINGIDTALAARIKDNMFVFEDLLNLDTEYIMKIIQGVESADVAVAMKNATEEQIDKVTSAMSQRVKDRFFEESEMLTKVKIKDIEAAQRRMLAVAQKLMDDGVIERENN
- the rpsP gene encoding 30S ribosomal protein S16; amino-acid sequence: MTVIRLTRMGRNKKPFYRIVVTDSRKRRDSGWIESIGYFNPVAEPKVLKIDEERYNYWLSVGAKPSEKVKKLASK
- a CDS encoding response regulator, whose translation is MRILIVDDSSTMRRIIGNVVMQLGFNKESFDEAEDGLKAWKLLTEGHYDVILTDWNMPNMNGLELVKKVRSEGTHQKTPIIMITTEGGKSEVITALKAGVNNYIVKPFNAEVLKEKLDGVLKK